A region from the Halosolutus gelatinilyticus genome encodes:
- a CDS encoding BsuPI-related putative proteinase inhibitor, whose product MELEGSLEATVSTDESESETVTFALTVTNAGDDPLELQFSDACRAEFVVESEGREVWRFTDGRMFAQVLGSETIDPGARATYEGEWSDPESGEYTALGALQSRNATYEARTEFTV is encoded by the coding sequence ATGGAACTCGAGGGTTCGCTCGAGGCGACGGTATCGACGGACGAATCGGAATCGGAGACGGTGACGTTCGCGCTCACGGTGACCAACGCTGGGGACGACCCGCTCGAACTGCAGTTCTCGGACGCCTGCCGGGCCGAGTTCGTCGTCGAGAGCGAGGGCCGCGAGGTCTGGCGCTTTACCGACGGCCGGATGTTCGCGCAGGTGCTCGGATCGGAGACGATCGATCCCGGCGCGCGGGCGACCTACGAGGGCGAGTGGAGCGATCCAGAATCCGGCGAGTACACCGCCCTGGGAGCGCTCCAGTCCCGAAACGCGACGTACGAAGCCCGGACCGAGTTTACGGTGTGA
- a CDS encoding CbiX/SirB N-terminal domain-containing protein, producing MQALVIAAHGSHLNPDASDPTYAHADRVRETGAFDEVREAFWKEEPHFREVIRTLESDEVFVVPLFISEGYFTERVIPRELRLEKWDPDLWESDGTEASDATLEASDVDKTIHYCGPIGTHDAMTDVIVQRAESVTGDPGVGEGVGLAVVGHGTDRNENSAKAIEYHTERIRERGRFDEVRALFMDEEPEVDDVTDYFESEDVVVVPLFIADGYHTQEDIPEDVGLTEDYTTGWDVPAEVDGHRIWYAGAVGTEELTADVVLERTADAGADIGDAVDEIRARVRSATDGDGGSGRADTNAGAGD from the coding sequence ATGCAAGCGCTGGTCATCGCGGCTCACGGATCGCACCTGAATCCGGACGCCTCCGATCCGACCTACGCACACGCGGACCGCGTTCGCGAAACGGGCGCGTTCGACGAGGTTCGCGAGGCGTTCTGGAAGGAAGAACCCCACTTCCGCGAGGTCATCCGCACCCTCGAATCCGACGAGGTGTTCGTCGTTCCCCTCTTCATCAGCGAGGGATACTTCACCGAACGGGTGATCCCGCGCGAACTCCGCCTCGAGAAGTGGGACCCTGACCTGTGGGAGTCCGACGGTACCGAGGCCTCCGACGCGACGCTCGAGGCGAGCGACGTCGACAAGACGATCCACTACTGCGGGCCGATCGGCACGCACGACGCGATGACGGACGTGATCGTTCAGCGAGCCGAATCCGTCACGGGCGATCCCGGCGTCGGCGAAGGGGTCGGCCTCGCGGTCGTCGGCCACGGCACGGACCGCAACGAGAACTCCGCGAAGGCGATCGAGTACCACACCGAGCGCATCCGCGAGCGTGGTCGGTTCGACGAGGTGCGCGCGCTGTTCATGGACGAGGAACCCGAGGTCGACGACGTCACCGACTACTTCGAGAGCGAAGACGTCGTCGTCGTGCCGCTGTTCATCGCCGACGGGTACCACACACAAGAGGACATCCCCGAGGACGTGGGGCTGACCGAGGACTACACAACGGGGTGGGACGTCCCGGCCGAGGTCGACGGCCACCGGATCTGGTACGCCGGCGCCGTCGGCACCGAGGAATTGACGGCCGACGTCGTCCTCGAACGGACGGCCGACGCGGGCGCCGATATCGGCGACGCAGTGGACGAGATCCGCGCCCGCGTTCGATCAGCGACCGACGGCGACGGCGGCAGCGGCCGTGCAGACACGAACGCCGGCGCGGGTGACTGA